One genomic region from Candidatus Eisenbacteria bacterium encodes:
- a CDS encoding glycosyltransferase family 4 protein codes for MKILYLDTSVTHGGGQEALLSLLDGARSQGHETFVLATGRGRIAGRLTQAGHKWKPWGLRSNERMNRTRGVSEFLGIPVGVRDLMRAVARWSPDLLHANSERAALVCALLPRSRRRPFVFHDRTLEERRGLVRWIGRRAVVVVAISSAVSAKHLRKGSESNVRIIPDGIDLGRFTPLPRRPASGRMVFAAIGRLSVEKGFRVFVDAAIEFLKAGGDAEFLLCGNWSAGEGSAFERGIRARIDAAASSGRIRAIGFQEDVAEFLKETDVLVVPSLREGFGIVAVEALARGRPVIASRVGGLPEIVDHGRNGLLFEAGDVRGLVEAIRSLVDDRDLYESLAAPSHETVRRFSREETIRSILEAYGEALSQEARTNRSHNPG; via the coding sequence ATGAAGATCCTCTACCTGGACACGTCCGTGACGCACGGCGGCGGACAGGAGGCGCTCCTCTCCCTCCTCGACGGGGCGCGCTCGCAGGGACACGAGACGTTCGTGTTGGCCACGGGGCGCGGGAGGATCGCCGGCCGCCTCACCCAGGCGGGGCACAAGTGGAAACCGTGGGGGTTGCGGTCGAACGAACGGATGAACCGCACCCGCGGGGTATCCGAGTTCCTGGGGATCCCTGTCGGCGTCCGGGATCTGATGCGGGCGGTCGCCCGATGGAGCCCGGATCTCCTGCATGCGAATAGCGAGCGTGCCGCGCTCGTGTGCGCTCTCCTGCCGCGCTCGCGTAGGAGACCGTTCGTCTTCCACGATCGCACGCTCGAGGAGCGCCGCGGCTTGGTTCGGTGGATCGGACGAAGAGCCGTCGTCGTCGTCGCGATCTCGTCCGCCGTCTCGGCGAAGCACCTCCGGAAGGGCTCCGAATCGAATGTCAGGATTATACCGGACGGGATCGATCTCGGCCGCTTCACTCCTCTTCCGCGGCGACCCGCGTCCGGGCGAATGGTCTTCGCCGCGATCGGCCGTCTCTCCGTCGAGAAGGGGTTTCGGGTCTTCGTCGACGCCGCGATCGAGTTCTTGAAGGCGGGAGGCGATGCCGAGTTCCTTCTTTGCGGCAACTGGTCGGCCGGCGAGGGCTCCGCCTTCGAGAGGGGAATCCGGGCGCGCATCGATGCTGCGGCTTCCTCCGGGCGGATCCGGGCGATCGGCTTCCAGGAGGACGTCGCCGAGTTCCTGAAGGAGACCGACGTGTTGGTCGTTCCGTCTCTGCGCGAGGGGTTCGGGATCGTCGCGGTCGAGGCGCTCGCTCGCGGACGGCCGGTGATCGCGAGCCGTGTGGGGGGGCTTCCCGAGATCGTCGATCACGGCCGAAACGGCCTTCTCTTCGAGGCGGGCGACGTCCGCGGGCTCGTCGAGGCGATCCGTTCCCTCGTCGATGATCGGGATCTGTACGAAAGCCTGGCCGCCCCCTCTCACGAGACCGTCCGTCGCTTTTCTCGGGAAGAGACGATCCGATCGATCCTCGAAGCTTACGGCGAGGCGCTTTCGCAGGAGGCGCGAACGAATCGCTCGCACAATCCGGGCTAG